Proteins encoded in a region of the Bacillus methanolicus genome:
- a CDS encoding methyl-accepting chemotaxis protein: MLKNMNFFTKNMLFSIVSVVIVGVSLVGMGYIIQGNLLENQLKQQSEEITKSWMKKIDVDKVEQASKTENIKSKEHQELTTLLDQLSEYNPNIAQGYIFGTELAGKNGNKTSIVANPTGIWEMLQESGLKVGDMYAQPDVVVEAIKKLKNEKKVQFTKIYKDDLGTWMTILHPIINSKGEVFAYFGVDIDASNIEEGQKDLLFKSGISLVVILMLLIVGQYLLLKVSLKPLTNLMQGIEEASKGNLNISVKEGKDELGQVNQKFNGMINVIKGTVSRIRHTSKEIAENSERLYASFETSYKAANNITNSVEMVQELLERQAKSINESSVAVEQISKEVISIANYTNEVYELSEGVTLLSENGKKSTDKVVEQMEKINHNVENSDKAINELVTVSDEIQEILQVITSISNNTNLLALNASIEAARAGEHGKGFAVVANEVKKLSEQSANSVESIQKLIDKVKEQINKVVDSMEIIKNDVSEGIEITESTNEVFGKIYESILEVAKKLQVVSSSSQQISAGVEESTAMIVELSSNAENITKRYDDIVENIHEQEASFENIRETVGYLTETSKELKKLSDQFNI, encoded by the coding sequence GTGTTAAAAAACATGAATTTTTTCACCAAGAATATGCTGTTTTCGATAGTGAGTGTTGTGATTGTAGGAGTATCACTTGTTGGGATGGGTTATATTATCCAAGGTAATTTGTTAGAAAATCAGTTAAAACAGCAATCGGAAGAAATTACAAAATCTTGGATGAAGAAGATAGATGTCGATAAAGTAGAACAAGCTTCTAAAACGGAAAATATAAAAAGTAAAGAACATCAAGAGTTAACGACTTTATTAGATCAGTTAAGTGAATATAACCCGAATATTGCTCAAGGATACATATTTGGTACTGAATTGGCGGGGAAGAATGGAAATAAAACATCTATAGTGGCAAATCCTACTGGAATATGGGAGATGTTGCAAGAATCAGGATTAAAAGTAGGGGATATGTATGCTCAGCCTGATGTGGTAGTGGAAGCAATTAAGAAATTAAAGAATGAAAAGAAAGTTCAATTTACTAAAATTTATAAAGATGATTTGGGTACTTGGATGACAATTTTACATCCGATTATAAATAGCAAAGGTGAGGTATTTGCTTATTTTGGAGTTGACATAGATGCTTCAAACATAGAGGAAGGGCAAAAAGATTTATTGTTCAAATCAGGAATCTCGTTAGTTGTTATTTTAATGTTACTAATTGTAGGGCAATACTTATTATTAAAAGTTTCATTAAAGCCGTTAACCAATTTAATGCAAGGTATTGAAGAAGCAAGTAAAGGAAACTTGAATATTTCAGTGAAAGAAGGGAAAGATGAGTTAGGCCAAGTTAATCAAAAGTTTAATGGAATGATAAATGTAATAAAAGGTACGGTAAGTAGAATACGACATACTTCGAAAGAGATTGCCGAGAATTCAGAAAGGCTTTATGCATCGTTTGAAACAAGTTATAAAGCAGCTAACAATATTACAAACTCGGTAGAAATGGTACAAGAATTATTAGAGCGACAAGCTAAATCTATTAATGAGTCTTCGGTTGCGGTGGAGCAGATTTCTAAAGAAGTAATTAGCATTGCCAATTATACGAATGAAGTTTATGAGCTTTCTGAAGGGGTAACACTGCTTTCTGAAAATGGGAAAAAGTCTACTGATAAAGTTGTAGAGCAGATGGAGAAGATTAATCATAATGTAGAAAACTCCGATAAAGCAATCAACGAGCTTGTTACCGTGTCGGATGAAATTCAAGAAATATTACAAGTAATAACCAGTATTTCAAATAATACAAATTTATTGGCATTAAATGCTTCGATTGAGGCTGCTAGAGCAGGTGAGCATGGGAAAGGATTTGCTGTAGTAGCAAATGAAGTGAAAAAATTATCGGAGCAATCTGCAAACTCGGTAGAGAGCATACAAAAACTGATTGATAAAGTAAAAGAACAAATAAATAAAGTAGTAGATTCTATGGAAATCATAAAAAATGATGTGAGTGAAGGTATTGAAATTACAGAAAGTACAAATGAAGTATTTGGGAAAATTTATGAATCTATATTGGAAGTAGCTAAAAAATTGCAAGTAGTCTCTTCTTCCTCTCAACAAATTTCTGCAGGAGTTGAAGAATCGACTGCTATGATTGTTGAATTGTCAAGTAACGCTGAAAATATTACTAAAAGATATGATGATATTGTAGAAAATATCCACGAACAAGAAGCTTCGTTTGAAAATATAAGAGAAACAGTGGGTTACTTAACAGAAACATCAAAAGAATTAAAAAAGCTTAGTGATCAATTTAACATATAA
- a CDS encoding CPBP family intramembrane glutamic endopeptidase, which yields MHWGKVVIHCLMLVILFLLAAIFVIPLTDVIENGTMRVVVKELIRIGFTVGLLWLYARLFFKKSSGYYRIHKLFDTGEIWVFVGLAMPLTVIAFYLLTEFVVFEKQEQLHIESALAFIIGSFFTACSAGVIEEILFRGYLFKLIEDKWNAITAVFITSILFGALHLLTVNGLQLVDVCLVLIAGSLVGIMFSLIVYMAGNVWNAVVVHIIWNFFINSQMVQFAPVPDRSHSSLVMLRLKSDSVWITGGTFGIEAALPVIVLYVLIICWIGFRKTKVRRNTVTF from the coding sequence ATGCACTGGGGAAAGGTAGTTATACATTGTTTGATGTTGGTTATTTTGTTTTTGTTAGCAGCCATTTTTGTGATTCCCCTGACGGATGTGATTGAAAACGGTACGATGCGGGTTGTGGTCAAAGAACTTATACGTATTGGATTTACTGTAGGACTGCTATGGTTGTATGCGCGGCTGTTCTTTAAAAAATCGAGTGGATATTATCGTATTCATAAACTGTTTGATACTGGTGAAATATGGGTATTTGTTGGTTTGGCAATGCCACTTACAGTTATAGCATTTTATCTGCTCACAGAATTCGTCGTTTTTGAAAAGCAAGAACAACTTCATATTGAATCTGCTTTAGCGTTTATCATTGGCTCGTTCTTCACGGCATGCTCTGCCGGGGTGATTGAAGAGATTTTGTTCCGCGGTTATTTGTTTAAGCTAATCGAAGACAAATGGAATGCGATTACCGCCGTTTTCATCACTTCCATCTTGTTCGGTGCTCTTCATTTACTTACTGTGAATGGGTTACAGTTGGTTGATGTGTGCTTGGTACTTATCGCAGGCAGCTTGGTTGGCATTATGTTTTCGCTTATTGTTTATATGGCGGGGAATGTATGGAATGCAGTCGTGGTGCATATCATTTGGAACTTTTTTATTAATTCCCAAATGGTGCAATTTGCTCCTGTGCCCGACAGAAGTCATTCTTCCCTTGTGATGCTCAGGTTAAAATCGGACAGTGTTTGGATTACGGGCGGTACATTTGGGATCGAAGCTGCTCTTCCTGTTATCGTACTATATGTACTCATTATCTGCTGGATTGGATTTCGCAAAACAAAAGTTAGAAGGAATACTGTCACTTTTTAA